A single window of Leclercia adecarboxylata DNA harbors:
- the ybbP gene encoding putative ABC transporter permease subunit YbbP — MIARWFWREWRSPSLLIVWLALSLAVACVLALGSVSDRMEKGLSQQSREFMAGDRTLRSSREVPQAWLEEARKEGLKVSEQLSFQTMTFAADTPQLASVKAVDDIYPMYGELQTNPPDLKPAPGTVLLASRLMALLNLKTGDSIDVGDARLKIAGEVIQEPDSGFNPFQMAPRLLMNTADVANTGAVQPGSRVTWRIKFGGTPAQLASYEKWLLPQLKPEHRWSGMEQEDGALGKSLERSQQFLLLSALLTLLLAVAAVAVAMGHYCRSRYDLVAILKTLGAGRAQLRKLIVGQWLMVLALSAMTGGAMGLLFEKVLMVLLKPVLPAALPPASLWPWLWAIGAMIVISLLVGLRPYRLLLATQPLRVLRRDVVASVWPLKFYLPVIVAVVVVLLAWLMGGSMLLWAVLAGTVVLALLCGVLGWMLLSVLRGLTVKSLPVRLAVNRLLRQPWSTLSQLSAFSLSFMLLALLLVLRGDLLDRWQQQLPPESPNYFLINIAPEQVTPLKAFLAEHQIIPESYYPIVRARLTQINGQSTEGHKDESLNRELNLTWQDKRPDHNPIVAGSWPPKAGEVSMEEGLAKRLNVGLGDTVTFTGDTQDFSAKVTSLRKVDWESLRPNFFFIFPSGALDGQPQSWLTSFRWENGNGMLTQLNREFPTISLLDIGAILRQVGQVLEQVSRALEVMVVLVTICGILLLLAQVQVGMRQRHQELVVYRTLGAGKKLLRTTLWSEFALLGLVAGLVAAIGAETALAVLQTRVFDFPWEPDWRLWAILPLCGAVMLSLCGGWLGARLLKGKALFRQFSG; from the coding sequence ATGATTGCCCGCTGGTTCTGGCGCGAATGGCGTTCCCCCTCGCTGCTCATCGTCTGGCTGGCGTTAAGCCTGGCGGTGGCCTGTGTGCTGGCGCTTGGCAGCGTCAGCGATCGGATGGAAAAGGGGCTCAGCCAGCAAAGCCGTGAGTTTATGGCCGGCGACCGGACGCTGCGCAGCTCCCGCGAGGTGCCGCAGGCGTGGCTTGAGGAGGCGAGAAAAGAGGGGCTGAAGGTTAGCGAGCAGCTGAGCTTCCAGACCATGACCTTTGCCGCCGATACGCCGCAGTTGGCGAGCGTAAAGGCTGTCGATGATATTTATCCGATGTACGGCGAACTGCAAACCAACCCGCCGGACCTGAAACCGGCCCCGGGCACGGTGCTGCTGGCGTCGCGTCTGATGGCGCTGCTAAATTTAAAAACCGGCGACAGCATCGACGTTGGCGATGCCCGGCTTAAAATTGCCGGGGAAGTGATTCAGGAGCCCGACTCCGGGTTTAACCCGTTCCAGATGGCGCCGCGTCTGCTGATGAATACCGCGGATGTGGCCAACACCGGGGCGGTACAGCCCGGGAGCCGCGTCACCTGGCGCATTAAGTTTGGCGGTACACCCGCACAATTAGCGAGTTACGAGAAGTGGCTCCTGCCGCAGCTGAAGCCGGAGCACCGCTGGTCCGGGATGGAGCAGGAGGACGGGGCGCTCGGCAAGTCGCTGGAGCGTTCCCAGCAGTTCCTGCTGCTCTCGGCGCTGCTGACGCTGTTGCTGGCGGTGGCGGCCGTAGCGGTGGCGATGGGTCACTACTGCCGAAGCCGCTACGACCTGGTGGCAATCCTCAAAACCCTGGGAGCGGGCAGAGCGCAGCTGCGTAAGCTGATTGTCGGCCAGTGGCTGATGGTGCTTGCGCTCTCCGCGATGACCGGCGGGGCGATGGGGCTGCTGTTTGAAAAAGTGCTGATGGTGCTGCTCAAGCCGGTGCTGCCTGCCGCCCTGCCGCCAGCCAGCCTCTGGCCGTGGCTGTGGGCGATTGGCGCGATGATCGTCATCTCGCTGCTGGTGGGGCTGCGTCCGTACCGCCTGCTGCTGGCGACCCAGCCGCTGCGCGTCCTGCGCAGGGACGTGGTTGCCAGCGTCTGGCCGCTGAAATTTTACCTGCCGGTTATCGTGGCGGTGGTGGTGGTACTGCTCGCCTGGCTGATGGGCGGCAGCATGCTGCTGTGGGCGGTCCTGGCCGGGACGGTGGTGCTGGCGCTGCTCTGCGGCGTGCTGGGCTGGATGCTGCTCAGCGTGCTGCGCGGGCTGACGGTGAAATCGCTGCCGGTGCGTCTGGCGGTGAATCGCCTGCTGCGCCAGCCGTGGTCGACCCTCAGCCAGCTGTCGGCGTTTTCGCTGTCGTTTATGCTGCTGGCATTGCTGCTGGTGCTGCGCGGCGACCTGCTGGATCGCTGGCAACAGCAGCTCCCGCCGGAGAGCCCGAACTATTTCCTGATCAATATCGCCCCGGAGCAGGTCACGCCGCTGAAGGCGTTCCTGGCTGAGCATCAGATTATCCCCGAGTCGTACTACCCCATCGTGCGGGCGCGCCTGACCCAGATTAACGGCCAGTCCACCGAGGGCCATAAGGATGAATCCCTCAACCGCGAGCTGAACCTGACCTGGCAGGATAAGCGCCCGGATCATAACCCGATCGTCGCCGGCAGCTGGCCGCCAAAAGCGGGGGAAGTGTCGATGGAGGAGGGGCTGGCAAAACGCCTCAACGTCGGGCTGGGCGATACGGTGACCTTTACCGGCGATACCCAGGACTTTAGCGCTAAAGTCACCAGCTTGCGCAAGGTTGACTGGGAGAGTCTGCGGCCGAACTTCTTCTTTATCTTCCCTTCCGGGGCGCTGGACGGGCAGCCCCAAAGCTGGCTGACCAGCTTCCGCTGGGAGAACGGCAACGGCATGCTCACCCAACTTAACCGCGAGTTTCCGACCATCAGCCTGCTGGATATCGGCGCGATCCTCAGACAGGTCGGGCAGGTGCTGGAGCAGGTAAGCCGGGCGCTGGAGGTGATGGTGGTGCTGGTAACGATTTGCGGCATCCTGCTGCTGCTGGCCCAGGTGCAGGTCGGAATGCGTCAGCGCCATCAGGAGCTGGTGGTCTACCGCACCCTGGGGGCGGGTAAAAAGCTGCTGCGTACTACGCTGTGGAGCGAATTTGCCCTGCTGGGGCTGGTGGCAGGCCTGGTGGCGGCCATTGGCGCTGAAACCGCGCTGGCGGTATTGCAAACCCGGGTGTTCGACTTCCCGTGGGAGCCGGACTGGCGGCTGTGGGCGATCCTGCCGCTCTGCGGGGCGGTGATGCTCTCTCTGTGCGGCGGCTGGCTGGGGGCCCGTTTATTGAAAGGCAAAGCCCTGTTCCGGCAGTTCTCCGGCTAA
- the tesA gene encoding multifunctional acyl-CoA thioesterase I/protease I/lysophospholipase L1: MMNFNNVFRWHLPFLFLILMTFRAAAADTLLILGDSLSAGYRMAASAAWPALLNDKWQTKTSVINGSISGDTSQQGLSRLPALLKQHQPRWVLVELGGNDGLRGFQPQQTEQTLRKILQDIRAANAQPLLMQIRLPANYGRRYNEAFSAIYPKLAKEFDVPLLPFFMEEVYLKPQWMQDDGIHPNRDAQPFIADWMATRLAPLVKHDS; this comes from the coding sequence ATGATGAACTTCAACAATGTTTTCCGCTGGCATTTGCCCTTCCTGTTTCTGATTCTGATGACATTTCGTGCCGCGGCGGCGGACACGTTATTAATTCTGGGCGATAGCCTCAGCGCGGGCTACCGGATGGCAGCCAGTGCCGCCTGGCCTGCCCTGCTGAACGATAAATGGCAGACCAAAACGTCGGTGATCAATGGCAGCATCAGCGGCGATACCTCCCAGCAGGGGCTGTCGCGCCTCCCGGCCCTGCTGAAGCAGCATCAACCGCGCTGGGTGCTGGTGGAGCTCGGCGGCAATGACGGTCTGCGCGGTTTCCAGCCCCAACAGACGGAGCAGACCCTGCGCAAAATTTTGCAGGATATCCGCGCGGCCAATGCGCAGCCGCTGTTGATGCAAATTCGCCTGCCCGCCAACTACGGTCGTCGGTATAATGAAGCCTTCAGCGCGATATATCCGAAGCTTGCCAAAGAGTTCGATGTTCCGCTGCTGCCCTTTTTTATGGAAGAGGTCTACCTGAAGCCGCAGTGGATGCAGGATGACGGTATTCACCCCAACCGGGACGCACAGCCGTTTATTGCCGACTGGATGGCGACCCGGCTGGCTCCTTTAGTTAAACATGACTCGTAA
- the ybbA gene encoding putative ABC transporter ATP-binding protein YbbA, which translates to MPAENIVEVHHLKKSVGQGEHELSILTGVELIVKRGQSIALIGESGSGKSTLLAILAGLDDGSSGEVHLVGQPLHSRDEEARAALRAKHIGFVFQSFMLIPTLNALENVELPGLLRGENTAHSRESAKALLEQLGLGKRLDHLPAQLSGGEQQRVALARAFNGRPDVLFADEPTGNLDRQTGDKIADLLFSLNREHGTTLILVTHDPQLAARCDRRLRLVNGELREEA; encoded by the coding sequence ATGCCAGCGGAAAACATTGTTGAAGTTCATCATCTTAAGAAGTCCGTGGGTCAGGGTGAGCACGAGCTTTCCATCCTTACCGGAGTTGAACTCATTGTCAAACGCGGGCAGAGCATCGCCCTGATTGGGGAGTCGGGCTCCGGAAAATCCACGTTGCTGGCGATCCTCGCCGGTCTGGATGACGGCAGCAGCGGTGAGGTCCATCTGGTCGGGCAACCGCTGCACAGCCGCGATGAAGAGGCGCGCGCCGCTCTGCGGGCGAAGCACATTGGCTTTGTTTTCCAGTCGTTTATGTTGATCCCGACCCTCAATGCGCTGGAGAACGTCGAGCTGCCGGGGCTGCTGCGCGGCGAGAATACCGCCCACAGCCGCGAGAGCGCAAAAGCCCTGCTGGAGCAGCTGGGGCTGGGCAAACGCCTCGATCACCTTCCGGCGCAGCTCTCCGGCGGCGAGCAGCAGCGCGTGGCGCTGGCCCGCGCCTTCAACGGGCGCCCGGACGTGCTCTTTGCCGATGAACCTACCGGCAACCTCGATCGCCAGACCGGGGACAAAATTGCCGATCTGCTCTTTTCCCTGAACCGCGAGCACGGCACCACGTTGATCCTCGTCACCCACGACCCACAGCTGGCGGCCCGCTGCGACCGCCGCCTGCGTCTGGTGAACGGTGAACTGAGGGAGGAAGCATGA
- a CDS encoding porin has product MTITKKALAVAIGAAVALASFASQAEITVLKQDPQAGDPLSRLNFTVGGSIRPQFQNMTGDDGKNSYKRNGFDGGTRFRFAADYYLFDDISWISYYELGVNIPAQFDWDNHHADGAHDTSRRMLYTGLKSDTWGTLTFGQQNSVYYDVVGAKTDIWDYDMIGQAPGNGINGDYDGSYRSRQMLKYKKTLGDADIYASYLFEDSEYLPGNGLRYKRKGGGSLGLDYRLTTDLTWGAAWNYTRADMRNPDNGDSKSWDQNILGTALSWTPDNWTFSAGGGWYQNFMTSKKVSVNDYFAGDAWGIEYFAGYKFPIGQYAVKSIQPYFMGDRIETMNGRNYQRIDNGVGISFQLDYGFRVDYEHVFTSSTDDLGDMNLVRLRYDF; this is encoded by the coding sequence ATGACCATAACTAAAAAAGCGCTGGCGGTAGCGATCGGCGCAGCAGTGGCATTGGCATCTTTTGCATCCCAGGCTGAAATCACCGTACTGAAGCAGGATCCGCAGGCGGGTGACCCGCTGAGCCGCCTGAATTTCACCGTTGGCGGCAGTATTCGTCCTCAGTTCCAGAACATGACCGGTGACGACGGCAAGAACAGCTACAAGCGTAACGGCTTTGACGGCGGCACCCGCTTCCGTTTCGCAGCAGATTACTACCTGTTTGATGACATCAGCTGGATCAGCTACTACGAGCTGGGCGTTAACATTCCGGCCCAGTTCGACTGGGACAATCACCATGCCGACGGCGCGCATGACACCTCCCGCCGTATGCTCTACACCGGCCTGAAGAGCGACACCTGGGGCACCCTGACCTTCGGTCAGCAGAACAGCGTTTATTACGATGTGGTTGGCGCGAAAACCGATATCTGGGACTACGACATGATCGGTCAGGCACCGGGTAACGGCATCAACGGCGACTACGACGGTTCTTACCGTTCACGCCAGATGCTGAAGTACAAGAAAACCCTCGGCGATGCTGACATCTATGCCTCTTACCTGTTCGAAGACAGCGAATATCTGCCGGGCAACGGCCTGCGTTACAAGCGTAAAGGCGGCGGTTCACTGGGTCTGGATTATCGTCTGACCACCGATCTGACCTGGGGCGCAGCCTGGAACTACACCCGCGCCGACATGCGTAACCCGGATAACGGCGACAGCAAGTCCTGGGATCAGAACATCCTCGGTACCGCGCTGAGCTGGACCCCGGATAACTGGACCTTCTCCGCAGGCGGCGGCTGGTATCAGAACTTTATGACCAGCAAAAAAGTGTCGGTAAACGACTACTTCGCGGGCGACGCGTGGGGTATTGAGTACTTCGCGGGCTATAAATTCCCGATTGGTCAGTATGCGGTGAAATCCATCCAGCCTTACTTCATGGGTGACCGCATTGAAACCATGAATGGCCGTAACTACCAGCGCATCGATAACGGCGTGGGTATCAGCTTCCAGCTGGATTACGGTTTCCGTGTTGACTACGAGCACGTGTTCACTTCAAGCACCGACGATCTGGGCGATATGAACCTGGTGCGTCTGCGCTACGACTTCTGA